One Egicoccus halophilus genomic region harbors:
- a CDS encoding TetR/AcrR family transcriptional regulator, whose translation MPPLEDRLLDAAARLIEREGPASVTTKRIAREAGCSEGSIYNHFGSKEHLVGAAVKERLMRFPARAAELRHTPGEQDVRERLAEIAELALAFYRRGAGHLAAMLSTPDAMREHVQEVAARGGGPWSTLDHLAAWLAAEQRLGRVHPDADPHAVVTALLGSVLFHAVTSHAWGVVPGAPDDATALTRAVDGVWRGLDPA comes from the coding sequence ATGCCCCCACTCGAGGACCGGCTCCTCGATGCCGCGGCGCGCCTCATCGAGCGTGAGGGGCCGGCGTCGGTGACGACCAAGCGGATCGCCCGGGAGGCCGGCTGCTCGGAGGGCTCGATCTACAACCACTTCGGCAGCAAGGAGCACCTCGTCGGCGCGGCCGTGAAGGAACGGCTGATGCGCTTCCCCGCCCGGGCCGCGGAGCTGCGGCACACGCCCGGCGAGCAGGACGTCCGCGAGCGCCTGGCCGAGATCGCCGAGCTGGCGCTGGCGTTCTACCGCCGCGGCGCCGGCCACCTCGCGGCGATGCTCTCCACCCCCGACGCGATGCGCGAGCACGTCCAGGAGGTGGCCGCGCGCGGCGGCGGTCCCTGGTCCACGCTCGACCATCTCGCCGCCTGGCTCGCGGCCGAGCAGCGGCTGGGCCGGGTCCATCCCGACGCCGACCCGCACGCGGTCGTGACCGCGCTGCTCGGCAGCGTCCTCTTCCACGCCGTCACCTCCCACGCCTGGGGCGTGGTCCCCGGCGCCCCCGACGACGCCACCGCGCTCACCCGCGCGGTCGACGGCGTCTGGCGCGGTCTCGACCCCGCCTGA
- a CDS encoding ATP-binding cassette domain-containing protein yields the protein MSLAPPTDPLVSVRDLHHTFGDDVRALAGVDLAFEAGIVYGLLGPNGAGKTTLIRVLATLLRPTRGAVRVAGIDVLADPVRARTRIGLAGQFAAVDDYLSGRENVEMVGRLYGLSARESRRRADGVLDGVGLRDEASRLVRTYSGGMRRRLDLAASLVGRPEVLFLDEPTTGIDPRNRLHLWELIEGLVRDGTTVLLTTQYLEEADQLAHRIGVIDRGRIVTEGTADELKEALETAVLEIGAVEPDRGTVATVLEELTGDAPTVDAVRGHLRAPARAGTATLLAVVRRLDELGIEPTDVALLKPSLDDVFLALTGEGPAGASTATDPRDAAAALEEVRR from the coding sequence ATGTCCCTCGCGCCACCCACCGACCCGCTGGTGTCGGTGCGCGACCTGCACCACACCTTCGGCGACGACGTGCGTGCCCTGGCGGGGGTCGACCTCGCCTTCGAGGCCGGCATCGTCTACGGGTTGCTCGGCCCCAACGGGGCCGGCAAGACCACCCTGATCCGGGTGCTCGCGACCCTGCTGCGCCCGACGCGCGGCGCGGTCCGTGTCGCCGGCATCGACGTCCTCGCCGACCCGGTCCGCGCGCGGACGCGCATCGGGCTGGCCGGACAGTTCGCCGCCGTCGACGACTACCTCAGCGGCCGCGAGAACGTCGAGATGGTCGGCCGCCTCTACGGCCTCTCCGCCCGCGAGTCGCGACGCCGCGCCGACGGCGTGCTCGACGGCGTCGGCCTGCGCGACGAGGCCTCGCGGCTCGTGCGCACCTACTCGGGGGGGATGCGCCGCCGGCTCGACCTCGCCGCGTCGCTCGTCGGCCGCCCCGAGGTGCTGTTCCTCGACGAGCCGACGACCGGCATCGACCCGCGCAACCGCCTGCACCTGTGGGAGCTGATCGAGGGGCTCGTGCGCGACGGCACCACCGTGCTGCTCACCACGCAGTACCTCGAGGAGGCCGACCAGCTCGCCCACCGCATCGGGGTCATCGACCGCGGGCGCATCGTCACCGAGGGCACGGCCGACGAACTCAAGGAGGCCCTCGAGACCGCCGTGCTGGAGATCGGCGCCGTCGAACCCGATCGCGGCACGGTGGCGACCGTGCTGGAGGAGCTGACCGGCGACGCCCCGACGGTCGACGCCGTGCGCGGCCACCTGCGGGCTCCGGCGCGCGCGGGCACCGCGACCTTGCTGGCGGTGGTCCGCCGGCTCGACGAGCTCGGGATCGAGCCGACCGACGTCGCCCTGCTCAAGCCCAGCCTGGACGACGTGTTCCTCGCGCTGACCGGCGAAGGGCCGGCCGGTGCGTCGACCGCCACCGATCCGCGCGACGCCGCCGCTGCGCTCGAGGAGGTCCGCCGATGA
- a CDS encoding ABC transporter permease, giving the protein MTAVPADVRLPGGGADDGRIGLRRTLTDTLVLTRRNLLRNVRLPQLLLFSTIQPVMFLLLFNYVFGGAIGGSLPEGYAYIQWLMPGLLIQIATFGAGQTAMGLTEDLDKGVIDRFRSLPMSRSAVLAGRTLADLLRNAAVLGLMLVVGFAIGFRWETSVFGFLGGFAVALLFGYALSWVMATIGLAVRNPEAAQSAVMLPVFPLVFASSVFLPTQTMPDWLRVFADHQPITVIANALRALMLGPAALLPGQTVGGQVVAALAWIVGITAVFAVLAVRLYRKVERA; this is encoded by the coding sequence ATGACCGCCGTTCCCGCCGACGTCCGCCTCCCCGGCGGTGGTGCCGACGACGGGCGCATCGGTCTGCGCCGCACGCTGACCGACACGCTGGTGCTGACCCGCCGCAACCTGCTGCGAAACGTCCGGCTGCCGCAGTTGTTGTTGTTCTCCACCATCCAGCCGGTGATGTTCCTGCTGCTGTTCAACTACGTGTTCGGTGGTGCCATCGGCGGCTCGCTGCCGGAGGGTTACGCCTACATCCAGTGGCTGATGCCGGGGCTGCTGATCCAGATCGCCACCTTCGGGGCCGGCCAGACCGCGATGGGGTTGACCGAGGACCTCGACAAGGGCGTCATCGACCGGTTCCGTTCGCTGCCGATGTCGCGGTCCGCCGTCCTCGCCGGACGCACCCTGGCCGACCTCCTGCGCAACGCCGCGGTCCTCGGGCTGATGCTGGTGGTCGGGTTCGCGATCGGGTTCCGCTGGGAGACGAGCGTGTTCGGCTTCCTCGGCGGCTTCGCGGTGGCGCTGCTGTTCGGCTACGCGCTGTCGTGGGTGATGGCGACGATCGGCCTGGCGGTCCGCAACCCGGAGGCGGCGCAGTCCGCCGTGATGCTGCCGGTCTTCCCGTTGGTCTTCGCCTCGTCGGTGTTCCTGCCGACCCAGACCATGCCCGACTGGCTGCGGGTGTTCGCCGACCACCAGCCGATCACCGTCATCGCCAACGCCTTGCGGGCCCTGATGCTGGGACCGGCGGCGCTGCTGCCCGGGCAGACCGTCGGTGGGCAGGTCGTCGCCGCGCTGGCGTGGATCGTCGGGATCACGGCCGTGTTCGCGGTCCTCGCGGTGCGCCTCTACCGCAAGGTGGAGCGGGCCTGA
- a CDS encoding transglutaminase family protein, whose translation MPQHTRRRLVSLVRRHDADLAEAALLIGAEADPRLDVDRALLRLDALADGLRSQGFASGDPHSDAAALSGYLARQQGFDAAPERTPTTVLLPEVLDGKRGVPVTLTTLYVSIARRLRVPAFPIALPGLVVVGIAAGERPLVIDPSQGGERLDEDRLADHVARATTGQLAFRRSMLRPSPAVNVVRRQLNELTRAYLAEQRHLDARWAVELKLLLPNRMPDDHRVHGDLLTQAGQFDRAAAAYETYLDLVGPDASDAEEVRRAAIRARARLN comes from the coding sequence ATGCCGCAGCACACGCGACGCCGCCTGGTCTCCCTGGTCCGCCGCCACGACGCGGACCTCGCCGAGGCTGCCCTGTTGATCGGGGCGGAGGCCGATCCGCGACTCGACGTCGATCGGGCACTGCTCCGGCTCGACGCGCTCGCCGACGGGCTGCGCTCCCAGGGGTTCGCCAGCGGCGACCCGCACAGCGACGCCGCCGCCCTGAGCGGCTACCTCGCCCGCCAGCAGGGCTTCGACGCCGCTCCTGAGCGCACACCCACGACGGTCCTGCTCCCCGAGGTGCTCGACGGCAAACGCGGTGTGCCGGTCACGCTCACCACGCTGTACGTCTCGATCGCCCGGCGACTCCGGGTGCCGGCGTTCCCGATCGCGCTGCCCGGACTGGTCGTCGTCGGCATCGCCGCCGGGGAGCGTCCCCTCGTCATCGATCCGTCGCAGGGTGGCGAACGCCTCGACGAGGACCGCCTCGCCGACCACGTCGCACGTGCCACCACGGGCCAACTCGCCTTCCGCCGTTCGATGCTGCGCCCCTCCCCCGCGGTGAACGTCGTGCGCCGCCAACTCAACGAACTGACCCGCGCCTACCTGGCCGAGCAGCGGCATCTCGACGCCCGCTGGGCGGTCGAGCTCAAGCTGCTGCTGCCCAACCGGATGCCCGACGACCACCGCGTCCACGGTGACCTGCTGACGCAGGCCGGTCAGTTCGACCGCGCTGCCGCCGCCTACGAGACCTACCTCGACCTCGTCGGTCCGGACGCCAGCGACGCCGAGGAGGTCCGCCGCGCCGCCATCCGCGCGCGCGCCCGGCTCAATTAG
- a CDS encoding enoyl-CoA hydratase/isomerase family protein: MSEPVAVELVEIPAGTLRVITLSRPAVRNAMDTALLVALSDALDDADRDARLRGVLVTGAGGAFSAGADLREELPDDGRRRMELFTTVYEQLTLLRVPTAAAVEGYAVGGGVELVGACDLRVLARDAVLRFPGAIHGVPVGTARTVGQVGLSVAKDWVLSSRDVPAEEAFAAGFAQRLVPPGGTSDAARVWLDEVARRDPDTVALLKRLFNDHGGVRNRVAYENDALRAHAETGGLAPGLDRDLPRTVRPRRV; encoded by the coding sequence GTGTCCGAGCCCGTCGCCGTCGAGCTCGTCGAGATCCCGGCGGGAACGCTGCGGGTGATCACGCTGTCGCGCCCGGCCGTGCGCAACGCGATGGACACGGCGTTGTTGGTGGCGCTGTCGGACGCGCTCGACGACGCCGACCGTGACGCGCGGCTGCGTGGCGTGCTGGTCACGGGGGCGGGCGGCGCGTTCTCGGCCGGCGCGGACCTGCGGGAGGAGCTCCCCGACGACGGGCGTCGGCGGATGGAGCTGTTCACCACGGTGTACGAGCAGCTGACGCTGTTGCGGGTCCCGACCGCGGCCGCCGTCGAGGGGTATGCGGTCGGTGGCGGCGTGGAGCTCGTGGGTGCCTGTGACCTGCGGGTGCTGGCGCGGGACGCGGTGCTGCGGTTCCCGGGCGCGATCCACGGTGTGCCGGTGGGAACCGCCCGCACGGTGGGGCAGGTGGGGTTGTCGGTGGCCAAGGACTGGGTGCTCTCGAGTCGGGACGTGCCCGCCGAGGAGGCGTTCGCGGCCGGGTTCGCGCAGCGATTGGTGCCGCCGGGCGGGACGTCGGACGCCGCCAGGGTGTGGCTGGACGAGGTCGCGCGACGGGACCCGGACACGGTCGCGCTGCTCAAGCGCCTGTTCAACGACCACGGTGGGGTCCGCAACCGGGTGGCGTACGAGAACGACGCCCTGCGGGCCCACGCGGAGACGGGCGGGCTGGCGCCGGGGCTGGACCGTGACCTGCCTCGGACGGTTCGCCCCCGCCGAGTGTGA
- the glpX gene encoding class II fructose-bisphosphatase: MNAEKPDRNLAIEIVRVTEAAALAAARWQGLGRKEDGDQAAVDAMRKMLETIEMDGTVVIGEGEKDEAPMLFNGEAVGTGRPPQVDIAVDPIDGTRLLAEGRPGSLAVLAAAPAGTMFDPGPCVYMEKLVVGAEAAEAVDLDRPLVDNLRAVAAAHDKELRDLTVIMLDRDRHEEAKRQVREVGARLQLITDGDVAGGILAAWDERPEVDVLYGIGGTPEGVITACAVKALDGQILGRLWPRNDDERRAALDAGYDLDQVLTADDLVDSEDCFFSATGITPGQLVNGVQFRGKGAITQSLVMRGKSGTVRLITARHRFEKLRRYASVDY, encoded by the coding sequence GTGAACGCCGAGAAGCCGGATCGCAACCTGGCGATCGAGATCGTGCGTGTGACCGAGGCGGCGGCGCTGGCCGCTGCCCGCTGGCAGGGACTGGGTCGCAAGGAGGACGGTGACCAGGCCGCCGTCGACGCCATGCGCAAGATGCTCGAGACGATCGAGATGGACGGCACGGTCGTGATCGGCGAGGGGGAGAAGGACGAGGCCCCCATGCTGTTCAACGGCGAGGCGGTCGGCACCGGCCGTCCACCGCAGGTCGACATCGCCGTGGACCCGATCGACGGCACGCGGTTGCTGGCCGAGGGCCGTCCGGGTTCGTTGGCGGTCCTGGCCGCCGCTCCGGCGGGGACGATGTTCGATCCGGGCCCGTGCGTCTACATGGAGAAGCTGGTGGTCGGCGCCGAGGCGGCCGAGGCGGTCGACCTCGACCGTCCGCTGGTCGACAACCTGCGTGCGGTCGCGGCGGCGCACGACAAGGAACTGCGGGACCTGACGGTCATCATGCTCGACCGCGACCGTCACGAGGAGGCCAAGCGGCAGGTCCGGGAGGTCGGTGCCCGCCTGCAGCTGATCACCGACGGCGACGTGGCGGGCGGCATCCTGGCCGCCTGGGACGAGCGGCCCGAGGTGGACGTCCTGTACGGGATCGGGGGCACCCCTGAGGGGGTGATCACGGCGTGCGCGGTCAAGGCGCTCGACGGGCAGATCCTCGGCCGGTTGTGGCCGCGCAACGACGACGAGCGGCGGGCGGCACTCGACGCGGGCTACGACCTGGACCAGGTGCTCACGGCCGACGACCTGGTCGACAGCGAGGACTGCTTCTTCAGTGCGACCGGTATCACGCCCGGGCAGCTGGTGAACGGCGTGCAGTTCCGCGGCAAGGGCGCGATCACGCAGTCGCTGGTGATGCGCGGCAAGTCGGGAACGGTGCGGCTGATCACGGCCCGGCACCGGTTCGAGAAGCTTCGGCGCTACGCCTCGGTCGACTACTGA
- a CDS encoding choice-of-anchor I family protein: MRTSFLVGAALAAAVSTASAALAAPTAPGPVGARPVGIELSVLGTYETGVFDASAAEIVAHDPATQRLFVVNATAGTVEVLDVAEPSRPRKVGDLVTAGVRAADGSRVDVRGVANSVAVRSGTIAVAVEAADKTDDGWVVFFDRALQAVNAVRVGALPDMLTFTPDGRTLLVANEGEPNDAYTVDPEGSVSLVPVGNPLRVTQDDVRTATFHAWDEDGDRTLHPEVRVFGPDVHGDRYVSRNLEPEYVVADARSRTAYVMLQEANAVAVLDVRAGRFTDIRPLGTKDHLAVGNELDVSDRDDAVNVANWPVRGLYQPDGFDSYLWRGQTLLVTANEGDAREWSGYSEVSRFRAWTADLPAACPGSPVAAFLAADNGIDTVAQLRDNAALGRLNVTTTLGRGEDGCLEAAHAFGARSFSIWTADGEQLYDSGADFERITAATFPSYFNSNHREHSFESRSDDKGPEPEDVVVGRVDGRDYAFVGLERIGGVMVYDVTDPRAPQFVQYLDNRDFSAEPGTSAAGDLGAEGLLFVAGKDSPTGRPMLVVANEVSGTTTLFSIERTTPGKGPTR; encoded by the coding sequence ATGCGAACGAGTTTCCTGGTGGGGGCGGCACTCGCCGCCGCGGTGAGCACGGCGAGCGCGGCGCTGGCCGCACCGACCGCGCCCGGTCCGGTCGGCGCTCGACCGGTCGGGATCGAGTTGTCGGTCCTGGGCACCTACGAGACCGGTGTGTTCGACGCGTCGGCGGCCGAGATCGTCGCCCACGACCCGGCCACACAGCGGCTGTTCGTCGTCAACGCCACGGCCGGGACGGTCGAGGTGCTCGATGTCGCCGAACCGTCGCGGCCCCGCAAGGTCGGCGACCTGGTGACCGCGGGCGTGCGCGCCGCCGACGGCTCACGGGTCGACGTCCGCGGCGTCGCGAACTCGGTCGCCGTGCGCAGCGGCACGATCGCCGTCGCCGTCGAGGCGGCGGACAAGACCGACGACGGCTGGGTGGTGTTCTTCGACCGGGCGCTGCAGGCGGTCAACGCGGTGCGGGTCGGTGCGCTGCCGGACATGCTGACCTTCACGCCCGACGGCCGGACGCTGCTCGTGGCCAACGAGGGGGAGCCGAACGACGCCTACACCGTCGACCCGGAGGGCAGCGTCAGCCTGGTCCCGGTCGGCAACCCACTGCGGGTCACCCAGGACGACGTGCGCACGGCGACGTTCCATGCCTGGGACGAGGACGGGGACCGCACGCTGCACCCCGAGGTCCGGGTCTTCGGTCCGGACGTGCACGGCGACCGCTACGTGTCGCGCAACCTCGAGCCCGAGTACGTCGTCGCCGACGCCCGCTCGCGGACGGCCTACGTGATGCTGCAGGAGGCGAACGCCGTCGCGGTGCTCGACGTCCGTGCCGGCCGGTTCACCGACATCCGCCCGCTGGGGACCAAGGACCACCTGGCGGTCGGCAACGAACTCGACGTCTCGGACCGCGACGACGCCGTCAACGTCGCGAACTGGCCGGTGCGTGGGCTGTACCAGCCCGACGGGTTCGACAGCTACCTGTGGCGCGGGCAGACACTGTTGGTGACGGCGAACGAGGGCGACGCCCGCGAGTGGTCCGGCTACAGCGAGGTCAGCCGGTTCCGTGCCTGGACCGCCGACCTGCCGGCCGCGTGCCCGGGGTCACCCGTGGCGGCGTTCCTCGCCGCCGACAACGGCATCGACACCGTGGCACAGCTGCGCGACAACGCCGCCCTCGGGCGCCTGAACGTCACGACGACCCTGGGTCGCGGCGAGGACGGCTGCCTCGAGGCGGCCCACGCCTTCGGGGCCCGCTCGTTCTCGATCTGGACCGCCGACGGCGAGCAGCTGTACGACTCGGGGGCCGACTTCGAGCGGATCACCGCCGCGACCTTCCCGTCGTACTTCAACTCGAACCACCGCGAGCACTCGTTCGAGTCGCGCAGCGACGACAAGGGACCGGAACCCGAGGACGTGGTGGTCGGTCGCGTCGACGGCCGCGACTACGCGTTCGTCGGCCTCGAACGCATCGGCGGGGTGATGGTCTACGACGTCACCGACCCGCGTGCGCCGCAGTTCGTGCAGTACCTGGACAACCGCGACTTCTCGGCCGAGCCCGGCACCTCGGCGGCGGGGGACCTGGGCGCCGAGGGGTTGCTGTTCGTCGCGGGCAAGGACAGCCCGACGGGTCGGCCGATGCTGGTCGTCGCCAACGAGGTGTCGGGCACGACGACCCTGTTCTCGATCGAGCGGACGACGCCCGGCAAGGGGCCGACGCGCTGA
- a CDS encoding uracil-xanthine permease family protein, which translates to MSTVDRSDVDVLYDVEDMPPLREAIPLGLQHVLVMVASNVTIPIILAGVVGAATGETAFLVQVALLVAGLTTLLQTIGIGPVGARLPVVQGTSFGFLVISIPLASEFGLSAIFGGAIVAGVVQVALGLSLRWLKSLFPPLVSGIVVLVIGIGLLPTGVNLAGGGAGAEDFGSPSNLLLAGLVLLTILVTYAMGRGVLSAAAVLVGLVVGYLAAIPFGKVDGSQIAEAAWFSFPMPLEFGLSFPAAAVIGMSVMAIATSVETIGDLAAVTKGGAGRDVTDRELSGGVMADGVGTAFASLFSALPNTSFSQNVGLVAFTGVMSRHVVSIGAVFLVLAGLFPKIAAVIAVMPPAVLGGAAIVMFAMVGAAGVRLLAESRLDRRDLLIIAVAVGVGQGMAAVPDLVALAPEQLRVLLVTGIVPAGFLAVLLNVVLPGRPDTEDTTLGVAAAPDASLGDTEATAGERDRNGTRTGRDAPPVP; encoded by the coding sequence ATGAGCACCGTGGATCGGTCCGACGTCGACGTCCTCTACGACGTCGAGGACATGCCGCCACTGCGTGAGGCGATCCCCCTGGGCCTGCAGCACGTGCTGGTCATGGTGGCGAGCAACGTCACCATCCCGATCATCCTCGCCGGAGTCGTGGGCGCGGCCACCGGCGAGACGGCGTTCCTGGTGCAGGTCGCCCTGCTGGTGGCCGGCCTGACCACGCTGTTGCAGACCATCGGCATCGGGCCCGTGGGTGCCCGGCTGCCCGTCGTCCAGGGCACCAGCTTCGGGTTCCTGGTCATCTCCATCCCGCTGGCCTCGGAGTTCGGCCTCTCGGCGATCTTCGGCGGCGCCATCGTCGCGGGGGTCGTGCAGGTCGCGCTCGGGTTGAGCCTGCGCTGGCTGAAGTCGCTGTTCCCGCCGCTGGTGAGCGGCATCGTGGTGCTGGTCATCGGCATCGGGCTGTTGCCGACCGGCGTCAACCTCGCCGGCGGCGGTGCGGGCGCGGAGGACTTCGGCTCGCCGAGCAACCTGCTGTTGGCCGGCCTCGTGCTGCTGACCATCCTCGTGACCTACGCCATGGGCCGTGGCGTCCTGAGCGCCGCGGCGGTGCTGGTCGGTCTCGTCGTCGGCTACCTCGCCGCGATCCCGTTCGGCAAGGTCGACGGGTCCCAGATCGCCGAGGCGGCCTGGTTCTCGTTCCCGATGCCGCTCGAGTTCGGTCTGAGCTTCCCGGCCGCCGCGGTGATCGGCATGTCGGTCATGGCCATCGCCACGTCGGTCGAGACGATCGGTGACCTCGCCGCAGTGACCAAGGGAGGGGCCGGGCGTGACGTGACCGACCGGGAGCTGTCGGGCGGCGTGATGGCGGACGGCGTCGGCACGGCCTTCGCCTCGCTGTTCAGCGCGCTGCCCAACACCTCGTTCAGCCAGAACGTCGGCCTGGTCGCGTTCACCGGCGTGATGAGCCGCCACGTGGTCTCGATCGGTGCCGTCTTCCTCGTCCTGGCCGGGCTGTTCCCGAAGATCGCGGCGGTCATCGCCGTGATGCCGCCCGCCGTGCTGGGGGGCGCGGCGATCGTCATGTTCGCGATGGTGGGGGCGGCCGGGGTGCGCCTGCTGGCCGAGTCCCGGCTCGACCGCCGCGACCTGCTGATCATCGCCGTCGCGGTCGGCGTCGGGCAGGGGATGGCCGCGGTGCCCGACCTCGTGGCGCTGGCGCCGGAGCAGCTGCGCGTGCTGCTCGTGACCGGGATCGTGCCGGCCGGCTTCCTGGCCGTGCTGCTCAACGTCGTCCTCCCGGGGCGGCCGGACACGGAGGACACCACCCTCGGAGTGGCGGCCGCGCCGGACGCGTCCCTGGGAGACACGGAGGCGACGGCGGGCGAGCGGGACCGCAACGGCACACGGACGGGTCGAGACGCTCCGCCCGTGCCGTGA
- a CDS encoding MFS transporter has protein sequence MTGRVSWAGALALSLLIGTFPPFALGAFGPQLRDDLGLATADVGLLFAGLYTVAVFGSPLAGPLVDRLGGRRSCLLLLLLSVPALTAASLAGSRGALLLALVPCGAAMAFANPGTIRWATAAPTEDLRNTLVGVAQAGVQAGALAAGGLAAAHVVGLGWRDALRVTAVVAAAGLVVAWRAPDDRRLVSTGTARSAGVAEAALDVPTRRARSVQRALAGYAACMGAGTSVVIAYLPSFGVDAVGLSIGVAGATAALYGAVALVCRSVLGPVLRRTGGADHRALLVMSGGAIAAVLVVAAGAWSPPAVWIGTVLFGATGTTWPAVAFLLVAIHSPVADAGRTAAWVTAAFYTGMWLAPPLAGRLVATGGYPRAWGLVGLAYLAAVVPALRVRRQVRA, from the coding sequence GTGACCGGGCGCGTCTCGTGGGCGGGTGCGCTGGCACTGAGCCTGCTGATCGGCACCTTCCCGCCGTTCGCGCTCGGGGCGTTCGGGCCACAGCTGCGCGACGACCTCGGCCTGGCCACCGCCGACGTCGGGTTGCTGTTCGCCGGGCTCTACACCGTCGCGGTGTTCGGCTCGCCCCTCGCCGGTCCGCTCGTGGACCGGCTGGGCGGCCGGCGATCCTGCCTGCTGCTGCTCCTGCTCTCCGTACCGGCACTGACCGCGGCGTCGCTGGCGGGGTCCCGCGGCGCGCTCCTGCTGGCGTTGGTGCCGTGTGGCGCCGCGATGGCCTTCGCCAACCCGGGCACCATCCGGTGGGCGACGGCGGCACCGACCGAGGACCTGCGCAACACCCTCGTCGGGGTGGCGCAGGCGGGCGTGCAGGCCGGGGCGCTCGCGGCCGGCGGCCTCGCCGCGGCGCACGTGGTCGGGCTCGGCTGGCGTGACGCGCTGCGGGTCACCGCCGTGGTCGCGGCGGCAGGTCTGGTGGTCGCCTGGCGGGCCCCCGACGACCGTCGTCTGGTGTCGACCGGGACCGCGAGGTCGGCTGGTGTCGCCGAGGCGGCGCTCGACGTCCCGACCCGCCGCGCGCGTTCGGTCCAGCGGGCACTGGCCGGGTATGCCGCCTGCATGGGTGCCGGGACCTCGGTGGTGATCGCCTACCTCCCGTCCTTCGGGGTCGATGCCGTGGGCCTGTCCATCGGGGTCGCCGGCGCGACCGCCGCGCTGTACGGCGCCGTGGCGCTGGTGTGCCGTTCGGTGTTGGGACCGGTGCTGCGTCGCACCGGCGGGGCCGATCACCGCGCCTTGCTGGTGATGTCGGGTGGTGCGATCGCCGCGGTTCTCGTGGTGGCCGCCGGTGCCTGGAGCCCTCCAGCCGTGTGGATCGGCACGGTGCTCTTCGGTGCCACCGGCACCACCTGGCCGGCGGTCGCCTTCCTCCTGGTCGCCATCCACAGCCCGGTGGCGGATGCAGGGCGCACGGCGGCGTGGGTCACCGCGGCCTTCTACACCGGCATGTGGCTGGCCCCACCGTTGGCGGGACGGCTCGTCGCCACCGGCGGGTACCCGCGTGCCTGGGGGCTGGTCGGGCTCGCCTACCTCGCCGCGGTGGTGCCGGCGCTGCGGGTCCGTCGGCAGGTCCGCGCATGA
- a CDS encoding arsenate reductase ArsC, producing MDHDHDLGRRQALGPMTERLHRQFAGTFNEQTIERLLADSFDRLRASAHYDAFLPLLAERFAVERLLAVARTRDGAADRTPTVLFLCVHNAGRSQMAAGFLEHLAAGRVHVLSGGSAPSERINPAVVEAMAEVGIDITASYPKPWTEETLAAADVVVTMGCGDACPVLPGTRYLDWELDDPAGRALEEVRPIRDAIQQRVHTLLEELVGPRTPA from the coding sequence ATGGATCACGACCACGACCTCGGGCGCCGACAGGCGCTGGGCCCGATGACCGAACGCCTCCACCGCCAGTTCGCCGGCACCTTCAACGAGCAGACGATCGAGCGACTCCTCGCCGACTCGTTCGACCGGTTGCGGGCCTCGGCGCACTACGACGCGTTCCTGCCACTGCTCGCGGAGCGGTTCGCCGTCGAGCGGCTGCTCGCCGTGGCCCGCACGCGGGACGGGGCCGCGGACCGCACCCCGACCGTGTTGTTCCTGTGCGTCCACAACGCCGGCCGCTCGCAGATGGCCGCCGGGTTCCTCGAACACCTCGCCGCCGGGCGCGTCCACGTGCTCTCGGGTGGGTCGGCGCCCTCGGAGCGGATCAACCCCGCCGTCGTCGAGGCGATGGCGGAGGTCGGCATCGACATCACCGCGAGCTACCCCAAGCCGTGGACCGAGGAGACCCTGGCAGCGGCCGACGTCGTGGTCACCATGGGTTGCGGCGACGCCTGCCCCGTCCTGCCGGGCACGCGCTACCTGGACTGGGAGCTCGACGACCCCGCGGGCCGTGCGCTCGAGGAGGTCCGTCCGATCCGCGACGCGATCCAGCAGCGGGTGCACACCCTGCTCGAGGAGCTCGTCGGTCCACGCACCCCGGCCTGA
- a CDS encoding helix-turn-helix domain-containing protein, with product MITESKSGIERRAAVHRALGEPTRLRIVDALHVSDRSPKDLADLVGVSTNLLAFHLNVLEDIGLVTRSPSQGDQRRRYVMLRADRLAGTLAPPPLDHPGDGVLFVCTGNSARSQLAAALWHARTGRPALSAGTRPAPRVHPLAVEVARSCGVDLEDAVPRGFDTLIESPDLVVSVCDRAHESALPFEVPSLHWSVPDPAAGGHDDFLQTLEDIDGRVDRLARALAPA from the coding sequence ATGATCACTGAGTCGAAATCTGGGATCGAGCGGCGCGCCGCCGTCCACCGCGCGCTCGGCGAGCCGACGCGCCTGCGGATCGTCGACGCCCTGCACGTGTCCGACCGCTCGCCGAAGGACCTCGCCGATCTGGTCGGGGTGTCGACCAACCTGTTGGCGTTCCACCTCAACGTGCTCGAGGACATCGGCCTGGTCACGCGTTCGCCGTCCCAGGGCGACCAACGTCGCCGCTACGTGATGCTGCGCGCCGACCGGCTCGCCGGGACGCTCGCTCCGCCGCCGCTCGACCACCCGGGAGACGGCGTGCTGTTCGTCTGCACCGGCAACTCGGCCCGCTCGCAGCTCGCCGCCGCGCTCTGGCACGCCCGCACGGGTCGACCGGCGCTCTCCGCCGGGACCCGGCCGGCGCCACGGGTCCATCCCCTGGCCGTCGAGGTCGCCCGTAGCTGCGGCGTCGACCTCGAGGACGCCGTCCCGCGCGGGTTCGACACGCTGATCGAGTCGCCCGACCTCGTGGTGTCGGTGTGCGACCGGGCGCACGAGTCCGCGCTGCCCTTCGAGGTCCCGTCGTTGCACTGGTCGGTCCCCGACCCGGCCGCCGGCGGTCACGACGACTTCCTCCAGACCCTGGAGGACATCGACGGGCGGGTCGACCGACTCGCCCGTGCGTTGGCGCCGGCCTGA